Genomic DNA from Jejubacter calystegiae:
AGGCGTCTGCCACCGTAAAGCGTTGACCCATCAGCCATGTTTTCTCCTTCAGTGAGGCATCCACATAGCCAAATTTTTCTTCCAGCGCCTGACGCGCCAGTGGCTTGTAATCTTCCGGGGTGTTTGGACGGAACAGCGGCGTAAAGCCCTTGTGCAGCTCGGTGGCGATATAATTCAGCCATGCCAGGGTCTGGTAGCGTTTCACGCTGCCGACAGGCGCCAGCAGCTGCCGGTCGGCCACCTTATCCGCCAGATACTGCACGATAGCCACGCCTTCGGTCAGAATGGTGCCGTCGTCCAGCTCCAGCGCCGGTACCTGGCCTTTGGGGTTAATGTCGTAGAAGCTGGACCCGCCTTCTGTCTGCTTTGCGGCAAGATCTACCTTCACCAGGGTGAAGTCCATCCCGGTTTCGCGTAGCACGATATGGGGGGAGAGAGAGCAGGCGCCGGCTTTGTAAAACAGTTTCATCGGTCACTCCTTAGGTGAACGGCCTGAAAGATAACCTATGTTAGTGCGCTGCCGGATAAAAAAAAAGCCGCTGGCGTGACGCCAGCGGCTTTCTGATCAAAACAGGGTGCTATCAGGCAGTGGCCTGCTCGGTCTGTTTAGCCTCTTCGCTGTCCTGAGTCATGCGGTTCAGCAGGGGCGCTGCCAGCATCATCAGGGCGGCGATAATGGCGGTGACCACACCAATCTGCAGGAACACGCGGCCATACACCTCCAGGGAAACCAGCGGGTCGGTCACGTTTTCCGGAACCGCCATCAGGTTAGCAACTTTACCCGCGATAATGGCGGCGCCCGCCGTGGTCAGGAACCAGCTACCCATAATGAAACCCATCAGGCGCTGAGGAACCAGCTGCGCCACCATGGCAAGGCCCAGGCCAGAGATCATCAGCTCGCCGATACTCTGCAGCGCATAGCTCAGAATCAGCCAGTTAACGGAAACAATACCGGCCTCGGTCGCGAACTTCGTACCCAGCGGCAGTACCAGGAAAGCCCCGGAGCACAGCACCATACCGATGGCGAATTTGTGCGGCATCGGCAGGCGATCACCCATCTTGTTATAGATAGCGGCCAGAATCGGGCTGGCGACCATGATCCAGAACGGGTTCAGGGCCTGATACTGTTCCGGCTCGAAGGCGATGCCCAGAATGGAGTGCTCAACGTTGCGAATCGCAAAGAAGTTCAGAGAGGTCGGCATCTGGCTGTAGAGTACGAAGAAGACAACCGCCTGCAGCATCAGGACAAAGGCGACGATCATACGGCGACGCGCGGTGCCGTGCATAGAGAAGGTCTCTTTGGCAAAGATCAGGACGATGCCCAGCGCGATAACGCCCAGCGCGATACGTGCGATCCCCTGGTTATGCAGCAGCCAGGTGGCGATAGCCACCAGCACCACAACACCCGCCAGCGTCGCCAGCAGTTTGCCGAAATGCAGCGGTTCGAAGTCCGGTTTGGAACCGTACTGCTTTACCCAGCCGCGGCAGAACAGGAAGTTGACCACGGTTATCAGCATACCCACTACGCTCAGCGCAAAGGCCACGCTCCAGCCGAATTCTGCGGCCAGCCACGGCGTCGCCAGCATTGAGAAGAACGAACCGATATTGATCGCCATGTAGTACATGGTGAAGGCGCCGTCGAGACGCGGGTCGTCTTTGTCATAGCAGGTAGAAAGCAGGGCGGAGGGGTTAGCCTTAAACAGGCCGTTACCCACGGCGATAGTCGCCATACCGGCATAGACCACGGCGGCATCATGGCCGGACCAGGCGACCAGAGCGTAACCCAGCGCCAGAACGATGGCGCCCAGCAGAATGACGCGTTTGGTACCCAGTACTTTGTCACCCAGCCAGCCGCCAATAGCGACCAGGCCATAGACCAGCGCGCTGAAAGAGGAGAAAAGCGTGATGGAGTCGCCTTCGGACATACCCAGCTGGCGGACCAGGTAGACCGCCATAATCCCCTGAAGGCCGTAGTATCCGAAACGTTCCCATAATTCGATAGAAAAGATGAGATAGAAAGATTTCGGTTGCTTAAAAGCGTTCAGGCTAACGCTTTCTGCTGGTTTTTTGTTTGCAGTTGACACATATACCTCTTTTTTTAATCTCCGATTTAACGAAGAAGCCATTCGCGTATTTCCGCTTTGCGGTTGCGCTTTTTCTTATATTGGGAGGGAAAACGGGAGGTAATGTTCCCTATCCTGAGGCATCAGGCAAGGCTTTTGACACACCTTGTTACACATGCCCTTAATGGAATAAAGCTCGGCTACCATGAATGTTATTCAGCGTTAAATTTTATGAAATGGCAGTTGGTTGTATTTTTATCTTATTTTCCGCGCATTTTTGTATCTTGTGGTGATATGTCCTGGTGTTAAAGCGTAAAGATGGTGTATCAGACCATCTTTTTGGAAAAGTCTGGTTATATCTGTCGCTATCAAATAATAATCACTAATAATAGCAATGAGTTACCTGTCCAAAAAGAACATAAATTTAACAATATGTTATCAGTGTGATCTCAGTCACGAATCTATAGAAAATTGCTAATGAAAAAAAACAATCTACCACCTGAAGTGGTTTTTCACGGGATCGCGCCGGTCAGTGCTTCGTCGATAACAGAATCTTTTGGGAATGGCGATGCAGGAGAGTACCCCCCATGAAAGAGGGGGTAAGCGTCAGGGATACACTTTTTCTTTAAATTCACAGAGATCTTCGATCAGGCAGGAGCCACAGCGCGGTTTGCGGGCAATGCAGGTGTAGCGGCCATGAAGAATCAACCAGTGGTGGCAGTCCACTTTAAATTCTGTGGGCACCACCTTCAGCAGTTTCTCTTCCACCTGCTCAACGTTTTTGCCCGGCGCAAAACCGGTACGGTTACAGACCCGGAAAATATGGGTATCGACGGCGATGGTCGGCCAGCCAAAAGCGGTGTTCAGCACCACATTGGCGGTCTTGCGGCCCACCCCAGGCAGCGCCTCCAACGCGGCGCGATCCTCCGGCACTTCGCCGCCGTGCAGGTCGATCAGCAGACGGCAGGTTTTAATCACGTTCTCTGCCTTGCTGTTAAACAGCCCAATGGTCTTGATGTACCCTTTGACGCCGTCCACTCCCAACGCCAGCATGGTATGGGGCGTGTTTGCGCGTGGAAACAGCTTTGCGGTGGCCTTATTGACGCTAACATCCGTGGCCTGGGCCGAAAGCAGTACCGCAATCAGCAGTTCGAAGGGGGAGCTGAAGTTGAGCTCCGTGGTCGGGTGGGGATTGTTGTCCTGCAGGCGGGTCAAAATCTCCAGCCGTTTCGCTTTGTTCATGAGGCTTTCTCCGGGGTCCCTGGAATCGCCGCGCCGGAAGCCTGAGCACGGCGCGCCTTCATTTTCTCGTCAATAAGATACTTGGCAGCCAGTAACAGGCCCAGCCCGATAAAGGCGCCGGGCGGTAGCATCGCCAGCAGGAAGGGGCTATCCATATGGAAGACCTCCACCCGCAATACCCGGGCCCAGTCGCCCAGCAGCGCGTCGGCGCCGTCGAACAGGGTTCCGTTACCCAGAATTTCGCGCAGCGCGCCCAGCACAAACATCGCACTGGTGGCGCCCAGGCCGATGGCCAGACCGTCCAGCGCCGAATGGAAGACGCCGTTACGGGCGGCGAAGGCCTCGGCACGGCCCACCACGATGCAGTTGGTGACAATCAGCGGGATAAAGATCCCCAGCGACTGATACAGGCCAAAGGCGAAGGCGTTGATCAACATCTGTACCACGCTCACCACCGAAGCGATAATCATCACATAGATGGGAATACGCACCGCGGGCGGCATCCAGCGTCGCAGCGCGGATACCGACGTATTGGTGAGCGTCAGCACCAGGGTGGTGGCCAGCCCCAGCCCCAGAGCGTTGGTGGCGGTGGAGGTAACGGCCAGCAGCGGGCACAGCCCCAGCAGCTGCACCAGCGCTGAGTTATTTTTCCACAGCCCGTCGGCAAAGATCTGTTTGATATTACTCATGGCTCTCTCCGCAGGTGGATAACTGGTCAAGCCGCGCCGGTAGCGTTTCGGCAAACAGCCCCGCGCGTTTTACGGCATTCACTATGGCGCGTGGGGTAATGGTGGCGCCGGTAAACTGATCGAACTGGCCGCCATCCTTTTTCACCGCCCAGCGGGGATCCCCGGCGCCTTCAATCTTCCGATCGCTAAAGCCGGTGATCCAGTCGCTACGGCTAAGCTCTATCTTATCACCCAGTCCCGGCGTTTCATGGTGTTCGGTTACCCGGGTGCCAAGAACGGTGCCGCTAAAATCAGCGCCGACCAGTAGCTGAATGGCGCCGGAGTATCCGTCCGGCGCCGTGGCTTCCATGATAACCCCTACTGGCTGTCCGCCTTTACGCGCTACATACAGGCGGTGCTCGCCGGCGCCGAGCTGCGGGTCGCTAATCAGATAACAGCTCTGCTGCGGGTCGTTATCGTAGCGCTCCGGGGGAATGACCTGGTCGAACAACTGTTTCTGCTGGCTTGCGCTTTGTCTGGCAATAGTGGTTTTGGTCAGTTGGTTGACGACCGCCGTCAGGCCGGTTGTCAGCGCGGCAAACAGCGCCAGGGTGACGCCATGTTTCTGTATGGTCTTCAGCATAGCGACTCCTTAGCGGTGACCATAAACCCTGGGGCGGGTGTAGTGATCGATTAACGGCACGGTAATATTGGCCAGCAGTACGGCGAAGGCCACGCCATCCGGATAACCGCCCCAGGTGCGGATCAGCCAGACCAGCAGCCCCGCCAGCGCACCGAACAGCAGGCGGCCACGGTTGGTGGTGGAAGCGGTCACCGGATCCGTCAGGATAAAAAAGGCGCCAAGCATAGTGGCTCCGGAAAACAGGTGTATCAGCGGCGAGGCGCAGCTCTCTGGGGCAAACCACCAGCCCAGGGTAGAGCACACCAGCAGCGACGCCAGAAAGGCCAGCGGAATGTGCCAGCGGATGGCGTTACGCCACAGCAGGAACAGACCGCCTGCCAGATAAGCAAGGTTGACCCACTGCCAGCCCACGCCCGCCAGCAGGCCACCGTAGATCGGCGTCTGAAGCAGGTTTTCCGCGCTCTGTCCGGCGTGCAGGCCGGTCTTAAAGGTATCCAGCGGCGTGGCCTGGCTAATGCCGTCGATACCCATACGCAGGGCGTTCATCGTCAGACCGTCCGGGGTCTGGCCGCGAAAAATCACGCTTAGCGCGTCGACGAGCCCGGGAACCGAAGCGGCCAGGCTCTGGGGCGGCAACCAACTGGTCATCTGAACCGGGAAGGAGATAAGCAGCACGACATAGCCAATCATCGCCGGGTTAAACGGATTGTTGCCCAGGCCGCCATAGAGCTGTTTAGCAATGATCACGGCAAATACGGTGCCGAGTACCACTATCCACCAGGGGGCCAGCGGCGGAACGCTAATGCCCAGCAGCAGACCGGTCAGCAGGGCCGAATTATCCCCGAGAATGGCGGAGGACTGATGACGGAGTCTGATGACCAACGCTTCGGCTGAGACCGCAGCAGCAGCGGCCAGTATCAACTGGATAAGGGTTCCCCAGCCGAAGAACCAGAGCTGTGTAGCGATCCCCGGGATACAGGCCAGAATAACCAGCATCATTATGCGCGAGGTCTGGCGCTGGTTGTGGGTATAGGGGGAGCTTGCGATTCTGAAAACCATTTATTCCTCGTGGACCACTTGCTGCTGTGCGGCTTTACGTGCTTTAACCCGGGCGATAGCGGCTTCTACCGCGGCCTTGCGCGGATCGGCGGCGGGCTGTTCAGCCGCGCTCTCCTCAGCCTGTTCCGGCTGAGCCTGATTCTGCGTGGCCTTGCGGGCTTCGGCGCGGGCGATAGCGGCTTCTACCGCGGCCTTACGCGGATCGGCGGCGGGCTGTTCAGCCGCGCTCTCCTCAGCCTGTTCCGGCTGGGCCTGATTCTGCGCGGCCTTGCGGGCTTTGGCGCGGGCGATAGCGGCTTCTACCGCGGCCTTACGCGGATCGGCGGCGGGCTGTTCAGCCGCGCTCTCCTCGGTTTGTTCCGGCTGGGCCTGATTCTGCGCGGCCTTGCGGGCTTTGGCGCGGGCGATAGCGGCTTCTACCGCGGCCTTACGCGGATCGGCGGCGGGCTGTTCAGCCGCGCTCTCCTCGGTTTGTTCCGGCTGGGCCTGATTCTGCGCGGCCTTGCGGGCTTTGGCGCGGGCGATAGCGGCTTCCACCGCGGCCTTACGCGGATCGGCATCAGCGGCGGCAGGGGCTTCGTTTTGCTGCGCTTTACGTGCCCTGGCTTCGGCTTTGCGGGCTTCTCGCGCGGCGATAACGCTGCTGTTATCCGGTTGGGTGCCAGCCTGAACTTCCACCGGCTGTGCGGCATCGGCTTTTTTTGCCTTCACCCGGGCCAGCGCGGCCTGGATAGCGTCTTTATCGCCAGTGGAGGGCTGTGCCGCGGCCTGCTTATGGCGATCCTTACGGGCCGCTTTTTCACGCTCAAGGCGCTGCTGGCGCGCCTCAAAGCGCGCTTTTGCCTCGGCGGCGCGTCGGGCTTCATCGGCGATGGCGCGGATTTCCGCTTTTTCCTGACGGAAGTACTGTACCAGCGGAATATCGCTGGGGCAGACCCAGGCGCAGGCGCCGCATTCAATGCAGTCGGACAGATGGTGCGCCGTGGCTTTATCGTGCTGCTGTCCCTTACTGAACCAGTAGAGCTGCTGGGGCAGCAGATCGGCAGGGCAGGCATCGGCGCAGGCGCTGCAGCGAATACAATTTTGTTCGGGGCGTTCCTCGCCCATCTCACTGGCGGAGGGAGCCAGCAGGCAGTTGGTGATCTTGACCACTGGCGCTGACAGCGAGGGCAGAGTAAAGCCCATCAGCGGGCCGCCCATAATTACCATCGGCTTCTGACTGGCGCGAAAACCGGCAAAATCCAGCAGATGCTGCACCGGAGTACCCAGCCGCGCCCAGACGTTACCAGGGCGCTCTACTGCTTCGCCGGTCAGAGTGACTACGCGCTCAGTCAGCGGCTCGCCGTCAATCACCGCGCGTTTCACCGCATAAGCGGTCCCGACGTTCTGCATCAGTACGCCGATATCAGACGAACGTCCGCCGTGGGGAACCTGGTGTCCGGTCAGTATCTGGGTAAGCTGTTTGGCACCGCCGGAAGGATATTTGGTGGGGATCACCCGCAGTTGAATATCGTGGGCATCCGCCAGTACCGCGCGCAGCATCGAAATGGCCTGAGGCTTGTTATCCTCAATACCGATCAGGGTTTCGCGCGGTTGCAGAATATGGGCCAGAATGCGGATACCTTCGACGATCTGCGCGGCGCAATCCTGCATCAGACGGTCATCGGCGGTGATATAGGGTTCGCATTCAGCGGCGTTAATGATCAGGGTTTTAATCGCCTCTCCGCCGCCCTGTAGTTTGACGCCGGTAGGGAAGCCCGCACCGCCCAGCCCGGCGACGCCGAACCGGTGGATTCGGGCGATTAGCGCCTCCCGGCTCTGGTGCCGATAGTCGCTCCAGCCTTCCAGTGGGATCCAGCGATCCTCGCCATCGGCTTCGATGACGATGGCGGGCTCCATCAGTCCAGAAGGATGGGCGGCAACATGGGGCTCAATGGCCGTCACGGTGCCCGAGGTCGGCGCGTGCACCGGTAGCATACGGCCATTGCCCCGGGTTAACGGCTGGCCGCGCAGCACGCTGTCACCCACGGCGACGCATAGTTCGCCCTGCTGGCCGATATGCTGCTTCAGCGGAATCACCAGCCGTGACGGTAGCGGCACCTGACGTAGCGGGGCGCCGCTGGACTGGGTTTTCATTTCCGGGGGATGAATCCCGCCGTGGAAATCCCAGATTTTCTCTTTTCTGAAGGCGGAAAATAACTTAAGCATGTTGTTCTGTCGGAATCACGCGCACCGGAATGGTGTTCAAATCCCATTTCCAGTTATCGGGCGTAGTGGGGGCCGGAAGCAGCTCAATGCAGTGCGTGGGGCAGGGATCGACGCACAGGTTACAGCCGGTGCACAGGTCGCTGACCACGGTGTGCATGGCGCGGGTGGCGCCGACAATGGCGTCCACCGGGCAGGCCTGAATGCACTTGGTACAGCCGATACAGTTGTTCTCATCAATGACCGCCAGCATACGTACCGGCTGGGCGGCTTCGTCATCGCCGTCAATGGGTTGGGGATCCACATTCAGCAGCGTAGCTATCTTGTTCATAACCGCTTCGCCACCGGGAGCGCAGCGGTTAATATTCTCGCCGTTATTACCGACCGCTTCCGCGTAAGGGCGGCAGCCGGGATAGCCGCACTGTCCGCACTGGCTCTGGGGAAGAAGTTCGTCAATTTTATCGACTATCGGATCTTCTTCCACCGCAAAGCGACGCGAGGCGTAGCCCAGTAGCAGGCCGAACACCAGGGCCAGCAGGGTCAGAACCAGAACGGCAATCGCGATCATACTCATCAGAATTTTACCAGACCGCTAAAGCCCATAAAGGCAAGAGACATCAGTCCTGCGGTGATTAGCGCAATGGCGTTGCCTTTAAAGGGCAGCGGCACGTTAGCCACCGCCAGACGTTCGCGAATCGAGGCGAACAGCACCATCACCAGCGAAAAGCCTACGGCGGCTGAAAAGCCATACAGGGCGGACTGCAGGAAGCTGTGATTCAGGTTGATGCTCAGCAGCGCCACTCCCAGCACCGCGCAGTTGGTGGTGATCAGCGGCAGGAAGATGCCGAGCAGACGGTACAGGGCCGGGCTGGTTTTACGCACCACCATTTCGGTGAACTGCACCACGACGGCGATCACCAGAATAAATGACATGGTGCGCAGGTAGAGCAGATCCAGAGGGACCAGTACAAAAGTGTTAATTAGCCACGAGCAGACGGTGGCCAGGGTCATTACGAACGTGGTCGCCAGTCCCATGCCAATCGCCGTCTCCAGCTTTTTCGATACCCCCATAAACGGGCACAGGCCAAGGAACTTCACCAGAACGAAGTTATTGACCAGAACGGTACCGATAAACAAAAGCAGATAGTCAGCCATGATTCGACCTGAATTAAAAAAAGCCGCCTATTATCGGCCAAATGACCGATAGCGACAACCGCAACTCTGTGGGGTTATTTTATGGATTAACAAATGTGTTTTTTACCCGGGCGGAGCGCCGGAAGCAGGGCGCAAGTATCGCGGCTGCGAGCAGCGGGAACAGCAACTGGCGCAGCGCCAGTTCATCGCTAATGGGTGAAAACGCAAAACTCTTCAGCGCCAGCAGCACGCCAATCAGGAGCCAGACAATATAGTGTTTACGCACCAGCCCGCGCCGCTTAAAGAAGGCGATGGCCAGCCACAGCGTATAACACCACATCACCAGGGTGCTGAACAGCGACAGATACCAGAGAGAGATCTGACCGCCGCTATGCAGACGGATGGCCTGATGCGCATCAGCAGAGATCAAAACCATCGCATACAGCGCCAGCGCGACCCCGGTGCTGAGCAGCGTCAGCAATAGCCAGGCGAGGGGAATATAGAGCCAGCCTCCGATACGCGGTGCCTGAGTGATGGTCATTTTTCCTCCGGAAATCATAGACAACAGCGGCGCCGGAATACGACGCCGCGGGGATTATAAGCCAATTCCTGGAAAATACTACCAGGCCTGCTCCGGGAAGCGCCAGACCGGTTCGGGTAACTGACCAGAATTGAACAGAGCAACGCCGGGAGGCGAGCGGCTACGCAATGGAGACTCATGATCTCGCGGGTATCTTGTAACCTGTAATTCAAATGGTTAGAAAATTTTTCACAACTCTCTATTTTATTGATTTTTAAGTTTCAATACGTTGCTGTAACGGATATGGCGGTGCTGTCCGGAGCGCTAAAATACGCAGTCTGGCGGCTCAGCGGTTGAGGCGTTGCAGTGAATGGTGTGAAATGGCCGGGTCCACCAACGGGAGAGAATCTGTAATGAGTGACACTATCCGAGTCGGATTAATGGGTTATGGCTACGCCAGTAAGACCTTCCACGCGCCGCTAATTGCCGGTACCGTCGGCATGACCCTGGCGGCAATCTCCAGCAGCGATGAAGCCAAAGTGCAGGCCGACTGGCCATCAACGCCAGTGGTTGCCACACCCCAGGCGCTGTTTAACGATCCGCAGATTGATGTAGTCGTTATCCCGACACCCAATGATACCCATTATCCACTGGCAAAGGCCGCCCTTGAGGCTGGTAAGCATGTGGTGGTGGATAAACCTTTTACGGTGACACTGTCACAGGCCCGCGAGCTGGAGTCTCTGGCTAAAAGTCGCGGACTGCTGCTTTCGGTGTTCCACAACCGCCGCTGGGACAGCGACTTCCTGACGCTGAAAAAGCTGATTGAAGAGGGCTCTCTGGGGGAAGTGGCCTATATGGAGTCGCACTTCGATCGCTTCCGTCCGCAGGTGCGCGATCGCTGGCGTGAACAGGCTGGCGTAGGCAGCGGCATCTGGTACGATCTGGGGCCGCATCTTCTGGACCAGGCGCTGGTGCTGTTTGGCCTGCCGGTCAGCATGACGGTCGATCTGGCGCAATTACGCCCTGGTGCGCAGACCACGGACTATTTCCACGCGGTGTTGCACTATCCGCAGCGGCGGGTGGTGCTGCATGCCTCGATGCTGGCGGCGGCGGAGTCGGCGCGCTATATCGTGCACGGCACCCGTGGCAGCTACGTAAAATGGGGACTGGACCCCCAGGAAGATCGCCTGAAGGTCGGCGAGCGTCCGCCGCTGGAAGACTGGGGCTACGATATGCGTGACGGAACTCTGACACTGGCCCAGGGCGACCTGATGGCCGAACAGTCGTTGCTGACGGTACCCGGCAACTATCCCGCTTACTATGCCGCCATTCGCGATGCGCTGAATGGACAGGGGGAAAACCCGGTTCCGGCCAGCCAGGCGATTCGGGTCATGGAGCTGATTGAACTTGGCATCGATTCCGCCCGACATCGTTCCACCCTCAGCCTGATCTAAGCCCGCCACAGATTCGGGGGCGGCGTCCCGCTGCCCTCGCTTTTCCCGCCGCTATTGCTACAATCGCCCGAATGAATAACAACAAGGACTTACGATGGGCTGGTTACAGCGTCTGAAAATCGATCGCTTTTTAGTGGTCATGATTGGGGTGGTGGTGATTGCTTCTCTGTTCCCTGCTCAGGGGCAGATTCAAAACGGTTTTGAGATGCTGACCACGGCGGCGATTGCGCTGCTGTTTTTTATGCACGGCGCTAAGCTGTCGCGTGAGGCGATTGTTGCCGGTGCCGGACACTGGCGGCTGCACCTGGTGGTGTTCCTGAGCACCTTCGTGCTGTTTCCGCTACTGGGGCTGGCGATGAATCTGCTGCCCCCGACCATTCTGCCCCCGCCGCTGGTACTGGGGTTCCTCTATTTATGTGCGCTGCCTGCTACCGTGCAGTCGGCCATCGCCTTTACCTCGGTGGCTGGGGGCAACGTGGCGGCGGCGGTGTGTAGCGCTTCGGCATCCAGTATTCTGGGGATTTTTCTGTCGCCGGTGCTGGTGGGGATGTTGATACATACCCAGCAGGGGGATACCGATACGCTGCACGCCATTGGCAAAATCGTGCTGCAACTGATGGTGCCCTTTGTGGTGGGGCATCTGGCGCGGCCACTGATTGGCGGCTGGGTCGATCGCCATCGTCGCCTGATCAATCTGACCGACCGTTCGTCGATCCTGCTGGTGGTTTACGTGGCCTTTAGCGAAGCGGTGAGCGAAGGGATCTGGCACCAGGTTACCGGTTATGCGCTACTGTGGGTGTTGATCTGTTCGCTGGTGCTGCTGGTGGTGGTACTGGTGGTTAATACCCTGGCGGCGCGGTTGTTTGGTTTTAACACCGAAGATGAAATTACCATTGTGTTTTGTGGTTCGAAGAAGAGTCTGGCCAATGGCGTGCCGATGGCGAATGTGCTGTTTCCGGCCGCCAGCGTGGGAATGATGGTACTGCCGCTGATGATTTTTCACCAGATTCAACTGATGGTGTGCGCCGTGCTGGCGCAGCGCTACGCCCGGCGCCTGAAGCAGAACCAGCCCGACCGTTAAGCCGGGCAGTGAGGGTCAGGCTGCGGCGACTTTAGCGCGCAGTGCCTGTTTTTCGGCGTCGCTCAGGAAGGCGATAGTCAGGCCGTTCTGCTGGGCCTGGCGAGCCTGGGCGGCGCTGAGCCCGGCCAGGGGAGCCGCCTGCAGATATTCGTGGCGGATCTCCACCCCCTGAACGGCGGGGTCGTCGGTGTTGATGGTCGCCAGAATGCCGCTATCCAGGAAACGCGCCAGCGGATGCTGTGCCAGGCTCGGTACGGTACTGGTCTGAATATTCGAAGTCAGGCAGGACTCAATGCCTATCTGATGTTCAGCCAGATAATCCATCAGCGCGGCATCCTCTACGGCCCGCACGCCGTGACCGATACGTTCGGCGCCCAGCTCGCGAATCGCCTGCCAGATGCTTTCCGGCCCGACGGCTTCGCCAGCGTGCACCGTAATGCGCCAGCCTGCGTCGCGGGCGCGACGGAAGTGATCCACGAACAGCTGGCCGGGGAAGCCGCGCTCATCGCCCGCCAGATCCAGCGCGGTAATGCGATCGCGGTGGCTCAGCAGTCCTTCCAGCTCCTCTTCACAGGCGGCCTCGCCAAAGGTGCGACTCAGAATACCGATCAGCCGGGCTTCGACCCCGTAGTCGCGACAGCCCTGGCGCACGCCGTCGATAACCGCTTCCACGACGCCGGCCACCGACAGGTGATGGGTCATCGCCATATAGCGCGGCGAAAAGCGCAGTTCCACATAATGAAGCCCCTGGCGGGCGGCATCTTCCACATTTTCCCTGGCCACCCGGCGGCAGGCCTCCAGCGAGCCGAGGACTTTCACGCCCCAGTCCAGCTTCGCCAGGAAACTTACCAGATCCGGCTGGGTTTCAGTGACCTGGACATGAGGGCGCAGCGCTTCCAGCGAATCGGCGGGCAGGGCCAGATTGAACTCGCGGCCAAGCTCGAGAATGGTTTCGGCGCGAATGTTGCCGTCGAGGTGGCGATGCAGGTCGGTTAACGGGAGGGAGGAGTCAATCATGGTCGCACTCTTTAGTCTGCTTTACGGTGCGCTACAGTATAAGGGTTTAGGGTGAAATCGACATCCGCTACCCGGCAAAATCTGACTCGCCAATGGCGAAAATGGTTGAATAACCAGCAAGATACTAATTAATAAAGACATTTAACATATATTTAATACTAAAATCATGGAAAAATCTTAGTTGGGTTGTTATATTGCCTGCAGGCCATCATTCCAGGTACATCCTGTCTGGTGGCACTGCAGTCGCGCCGTTCCGGCGCATCCGACAACGGAGCCAGGTTCTCTCAGGCTTCGTATCGCACTGGAATATCAACTAAATTAACATGGATTCGTCGGCGCTCCCGTCTAAAGACGGGGCGGAAATGGTCTGCCCATGTGTTGGGACACAACGCCCGCAGGTCACGGTGAGACCAGCCAATGACCTTCGCCGTATATAGCCGCCTCTTTTGCCAGCCTTCGGGCTGGTTTTTTATTGGCAAAAAAGTGCCGACCTGCATGACACAGGTCGGCTAATGAAAAGGGTTTGGCATGTAACAGAGGTTGTGTCGAACCTCGGGAGTATCATGCCAGAACGGGCGTATGAGTGTGGCTACTTGTTAAGATTTCCCTTAAAGAAAAGTAATGATTTGTCTTCCATCACAG
This window encodes:
- the add gene encoding adenosine deaminase → MIDSSLPLTDLHRHLDGNIRAETILELGREFNLALPADSLEALRPHVQVTETQPDLVSFLAKLDWGVKVLGSLEACRRVARENVEDAARQGLHYVELRFSPRYMAMTHHLSVAGVVEAVIDGVRQGCRDYGVEARLIGILSRTFGEAACEEELEGLLSHRDRITALDLAGDERGFPGQLFVDHFRRARDAGWRITVHAGEAVGPESIWQAIRELGAERIGHGVRAVEDAALMDYLAEHQIGIESCLTSNIQTSTVPSLAQHPLARFLDSGILATINTDDPAVQGVEIRHEYLQAAPLAGLSAAQARQAQQNGLTIAFLSDAEKQALRAKVAAA